From a region of the Castanea sativa cultivar Marrone di Chiusa Pesio chromosome 10, ASM4071231v1 genome:
- the LOC142612644 gene encoding putative ATP-dependent helicase C29A10.10c: MGSRGRLLFDLNEPPAEDNESDGVFCFQPQKTLPSVNPNTADLVAASTSTQRIQNNHAFSHASSVSGFQPFIRPKSIDGPEMGAEQKRVGDQNPKSTSLSKSSNDEEMRASSSLVQGSAEAPSVEREEGEWSDAEGSADAFGNNSLSAVTKASQEQGTSEVRDLFASSGPADNRSSGVKMSQSIKDENSSHASLGLDPDHNDQKVINGRNPDGNAKGEASFDGQEESSLVPKQREVKGIEATHARKFANNLGKRKIDQKREEMLGKKRNRQTMFLNLEDVKQAGPIKTSTPRRQNFPPPITTRTIKEVRNAPPASERIGEKQTQPMTRDQKQVDISFNEGATSLESTEPKSECNGDMNSGLLGRPRRLNSDTDISAEGSLPPIPRQSSWKQPTDLRQPKSFQVSNRKPALISQNSMDPKLGNKKALPPKKQTAISTPYQDTSVERLIREVTNEKFWHRPEDTELQCVPGRFESVEEYVRVFEPLLFEECRAQLYSTWEEVAETVSRDSHVMVRVKNIERRERGWYDVIALPVNECKWTFKEGDVAILSSPRPGAVRAKRSNTSLNDDDGEPEISGRVAGTVRRHIPIDTRDPHGAILHFYVGDSYESNSMVDDEHILRKLQPKGIWYLTVLGSLATTQREYVALHAFRRLNLQMQNAILQPSPEHFPKYEQESPAMPECFTQNFVDHLHRTFNDPQLAAIQWAAMHTAAGTSSGMTKTWPFTLVQGPPGTGKTHTVWGMLNVIHLVQYQHYYTSLLKKLAPESYKQNESNSDNIPMGSIDEVLQNMDQNLFRTLPKLCPKPRMLVCAPSNAATDELLARVLDRGFIDGEMKVYRPDVARVGVDSQTRAAQAVSVERRTEQLLVKSREEVLGWMHQLRGREAQLSQQIASLQRELNAAAAAVRSQGSVGVDPDVLVARDQNRDSLLQNLAAVVEGRDKILVEMSRFLILEGRFRAGSNFNLEEARANLEASFANEAEIVFTTVSSSGRKLFSRLTHGFDMVVIDEAAQASEVAILPPLSLGAARCVLVGDPQQLPATVISKAAGTLLYSRSLFERFQQAGCPTMLLSVQYRMHPQIRDFPSRYFYQGRLSDSESVANSPDEIYYKDPLLKPYVFYDITHGRESHRGGSVSYQNMHEAQFCLRMYEHLQKTLKSLGLGKVSIGIITPYKLQLKCLQREFDDVLNSEEGKDLYINTVDAFQGQERDVIIMSCVRASNHGVGFVADIRRMNVALTRARRALWVMGNANALMQSEDWAALITDAKARNCYLNMDSLPKDFLIPKGPSYTLLPGKVSSNMRGLRSAGQRPRPLDMHTESRSGTPSEDDEKSGASVVSRNGTYRPLKSPMENSLDDFDQLGDKSRDAWQYGILKRQSPAGSVGRRDI, encoded by the exons TATTTGATCTCAATGAACCCCCTGCCGAGGATAATGAGAGTGATGGTGTATTCTGCTTCCAGCCACAAAAGACACTTCCATCAGTGAATCCCAACACCGCCGACTTGGTTGCTGCATCAACTTCTACCCAAAGAATACAAAATAATCATGCCTTTTCACATGCATCATCTGTATCTGGCTTTCAGCCTTTCATTCGGCCCAAATCCATTGATGGCCCTGAAATGGGAGCTGAACAGAAAAGGGTTGGGGATCAAAATCCCAAGAGTACCTCATTGTCAAAGTCAAGTAATGATGAGGAGATGAGAGCCTCATCATCATTAGTTCAGGGTTCAGCAGAAGCTCCATCTGTTGAAAGAGAAGAAGGAGAATGGTCTGATGCTGAGGGCTCTGCTGATGCATTTGGAAACAATAGTTTGAGTGCAGTGACTAAAGCTTCACAAGAGCAAGGGACATCTGAAGTGAGGGATCTTTTTGCTTCTAGTGGACCTGCTGACAATAGATCTTCTGGTGTCAAAATGTCTCAGAGTATTAAGGATGAAAACAGTAGTCATGCCTCTTTAGGATTGGATCCAGATCACAATGATCAGAAAGTCATTAATGGCCGAAATCCAGATGGCAATGCCAAAGGTGAGGCATCCTTTGATGGGCAGGAAGAATCTAGCTTGGTCCCAAAACAAAGAGAAGTTAAAGGTATTGAAGCAACCCATGCACGCAAGTTTGCAAATAATCTTGGAAAGAGGAAGATAGACCAGAAAAGGGAAGAAATGCTAGGCAAGAAACGTAATAGGCAGACCATGTTTCTTAATTTGGAAGATGTCAAACAAGCTGGTCCTATCAAAACTTCAACACCAAGAAGGCAAAACTTTCCGCCACCCATTACCACTCGAACAATAAAAGAGGTCCGTAATGCTCCTCCAGCTTCTGAACGTATTGGAGAAAAGCAGACTCAGCCAATGACGAGGGACCAGAAACAAGTTGACATATCATTTAATGAAGGAGCCACTTCTCTGGAATCTACTGAACCTAAATCTGAATGTAATGGTGATATGAATTCTGGACTACTAGGTAGGCCTAGGAGGCTAAATAGTGACACTGATATTTCTGCAGAGGGATCCCTGCCGCCCATTCCAAGGCAGAGTTCATGGAAGCAGCCCACTGATTTGAGGCAACCGAAGAGTTTTCAGGTGTCCAACAGGAAGCCAGCCCTAATAAGTCAAAACTCAATGGATCCTAAATTGGGAAACAAGAAAGCTCTTCCACCCAAGAAGCAAACTGCTATTAGTACCCCATATCAGGACACGTCAGTGGAACGCCTTATACGGGAGGTGACCAATGAAAAGTTTTGGCATCGTCCAG AGGACACGGAGCTCCAGTGTGTTCCCGGTCGTTTTGAATCTGTAGAAGAGTATGTCAGAGTATTTGAGCCTTTGCTTTTTGAGGAATGCCGGGCACAGCTTTATAGCACGTGGGAGGAGGTAGCTGAAACGGTTTCAAGGGATTCTCATGTGATGGTCCGTGTAAAAAACATTGAAAGGCGAGAAAGAG GATGGTATGATGTGATTGCCCTTCCAGTAAATGAGTGCAAGTGGACATTTAAGGAGGGTGATGTTGCCATTCTTTCATCCCCCAGGCCTGGAGCAG TTAGGGCTAAGCGTAGCAACACCTCAttaaatgatgatgatggggaGCCTGAGATCAGTGGGCGTGTGGCTGGTACTGTGAGGCGACACATACCTATTGATACACGTGATCCTCACGGGGCAATCCTCCATTTTTATGTTGGGGACTCGTATGAATCTAACAG CATGGTTGATGATGAACATATTCTGAGAAAGCTTCAACCCAAAGGCATCTGGTATCTTACTGTGCTTGGTTCTCTTGCAACAACACAGCGGGAGTACGTTGCGTTGCATGCATTTCGTCGTCTCAATTTGCAG ATGCAAAATGCAATCCTTCAGCCTAGTCCAGAGCACTTCCCAAAATATGAGCAGGAGTCGCCTGCCATGCCCGAATGCTTCACGCAGAACTTTGTTGATCATCTGCATAGGACATTCAATGATCCCCAGCTAGCAGCAATTCAATGGGCTGCGATGCATACAGCTGCTGGTACAAGTAGTGGTATGACAAAGACATGGCCTTTTACTCTTGTTCAAGGACCTCCAGGAACAGGTAAGACACATACGGTGTGGGGAATGCTAAATGTCATCCATCTGGTTCAGTACCAGCACTACTACACTTCTTTGCTTAAGAAACTAGCACCTGAAAGCTATAAACAAAATGAGAGCAATTCTGATAATATTCCTATGGGATCAATTGATGAGGTTCTTCAAAACATGGACCAGAATCTCTTCCGTACTCTTCCAAAACTCTGTCCAAAGCCTAGAATGTTAGTTTGTGCTCCTTCAAATGCAGCAACTGATGAGCTTCTTGCTCGAGTTCTTGATCGTGGATTCATTGATGGTGAGATGAAAGTTTATCGGCCTGATGTGGCTCGAGTCGGGGTTGATTCACAAACCCGTGCTGCCCAGGCAGTTTCTGTTGAGCGCAGAACTGAACAGCTTTTGGTCAAGAGTCGTGAGGAAGTTTTAGGATGGATGCACCAGTTAAGAGGCCGTGAAGCTCAGTTGTCTCAGCAGATAGCTTCTCTTCAACGAGAACTAaatgctgctgctgctgctgttcgTTCCCAAGGATCTGTTGGTGTTGATCCAGACGTTCTTGTGGCTAGGGACCAGAATCGGGATTCTTTGCTGCAGAACCTTGCAGCAGTGGTTGAAGGCAGGGATAAAATTTTAGTTGAGATGTCTCGCTTTCTTATTTTAGAAGGTAGGTTTCGCGCTGGAAGCAACTTTAATTTGGAAGAAGCCCGTGCTAATCTCGAGGCAAGTTTTGCAAATGAGGCCGAGATTGTTTTCACTACTGTCTCCAGCAGTGGTCGCAAGTTATTCTCTCGTCTCACTCATGGTTTTGATATGGTAGTCATTGATGAGGCAGCCCAAGCCAGTGAAGTTGCGATCCTTCCTCCCCTTTCTCTTGGCGCAGCACGGTGTGTTCTTGTTGGGGATCCTCAACAGCTTCCTGCAACAGTAATCAGCAAGGCAGCTGGAACCCTGTTATACAGTAGAAGCCTTTTTGAAAGGTTCCAGCAAGCAGGGTGCCCCACAATGTTGTTATCTGTGCAGTATAGGATGCATCCTCAAATTCGGGATTTCCCTTCGAGGTATTTTTACCAAGGACGCCTTAGTGATAGTGAAAGTGTGGCAAATTCACCTGATGAGATTTACTACAAGGACCCTTTACTTAAACCTTATGTATTCTATGATATTACACATGGACGGGAGTCTCACAGAGGTGGATCTGTCTCTTATCAGAACATGCATGAAGCACAGTTTTGTCTTCGCATGTATGAGCATCTCCAGAAAACTTTGAAATCTTTGGGTTTGGGGAAAGTCTCTATTGGCATAATCACTCCGTACAAGCTCCAACTAAAATGCCTTCAGCGTGAATTCGATGATGTCTTAAATTCAGAAGAAGGGAAGGATCTGTATATCAATACCGTAGATGCTTTTCAAGGCCAAGAACGCGATGTCATTATCATGTCTTGTGTGCGTGCATCAAATCATGGAGTTGGCTTTGTTGCAGATATCCGTCGAATGAATGTTGCTCTTACTCGTGCAAGAAGGGCTCTTTGG GTTATGGGGAATGCTAATGCTTTGATGCAATCTGAAGACTGGGCTGCACTGATTACTGATGCCAAGGCTAGGAACTGTTATTTGAACATGGATTCTCTCCCTAAAGATTTCCTCATACCTAAGGGACCTTCTTACACACTTTTGCCAGGCAAGGTCTCCTCCAATATGAGAGGTTTGAGATCAGCTGGACAAAGACCTAGACCATTGGATATGCACACGGAGTCCAGGTCAGGAACGCCATCAGAAGATGATGAGAAGTCGGGTGCATCAGTAGTTTCTAGAAATGGGACTTACCGGCCCTTAAAGTCACCGATGGAGAATTCTTTGGATGATTTTGATCAATTGGGTGATAAATCTAGAGATGCCTGGCAATATGGTATACTGAAGAGGCAAAGTCCTGCTGGGTCTGTGGGAAGGAGAGATATTTAG